Proteins encoded within one genomic window of Prosthecochloris marina:
- a CDS encoding pentapeptide repeat-containing protein, whose product MKHFCIVWVFLCCMSLLPVSGFSYDSEHYSVLQQGVKSWNAMRVREPETRFDLSGANMKGKNLKGIDFSHMNLTGALLDGSDLSEADLRGAVLDNAVFKNTLLYEALLRDASLRDADLEEAGLDGADMRGVVLDGAVLRQADLAGSLLRDASLRGTDLRAANLRMADLGGANLDGAYLWRAVLDGANLEGAVVTPVTIVETGSFADQAWAEKKGASLTIAEHDNSAGAIAVEKEAAGQQKSAEKMLAEKEETLKSDPDTATVYLEKSWPINPVQQKIRFGVTRDKVETLMYDVHQRELLVDNVSRWNKMRKESPEKPIRLAEATLSRKMLDGADLRNADLSGALLKRTDLVEADMRGANLRGANLREADLTNADLRGADLRGAYLWRANLSWTMWEGAIVDAQTVLGTGKKATPEWARKSGALYRLGD is encoded by the coding sequence ATGAAACATTTTTGTATTGTCTGGGTCTTTTTGTGCTGTATGTCATTGCTCCCTGTTTCAGGGTTTTCTTATGACAGTGAACATTACAGTGTTTTACAGCAAGGAGTCAAGAGCTGGAATGCCATGAGGGTCAGGGAGCCGGAAACCCGTTTTGACCTGAGCGGAGCAAACATGAAAGGCAAAAACCTCAAAGGTATTGATTTTAGTCATATGAACCTGACAGGAGCGCTTCTGGATGGCTCGGATCTCAGTGAAGCCGATCTTCGCGGAGCGGTTCTTGACAACGCGGTTTTCAAAAACACCTTGCTCTATGAAGCCCTTCTTCGTGACGCTTCCTTACGCGATGCGGATCTGGAGGAAGCCGGCCTCGATGGGGCGGATATGAGAGGGGTTGTCCTGGACGGAGCTGTTCTGCGCCAGGCAGATCTTGCCGGCAGTTTGTTGAGGGATGCGAGTCTCAGGGGAACCGATTTGCGTGCTGCGAACCTCAGAATGGCTGATCTTGGGGGAGCGAACCTTGATGGTGCTTATTTATGGCGGGCAGTTCTTGATGGAGCTAATCTTGAAGGAGCTGTTGTGACGCCTGTTACCATCGTGGAAACCGGAAGCTTTGCCGATCAGGCGTGGGCCGAGAAAAAAGGTGCCTCGTTGACGATAGCCGAACATGACAATTCAGCAGGGGCCATCGCAGTCGAAAAAGAAGCTGCTGGGCAGCAAAAGAGTGCTGAAAAGATGTTGGCGGAAAAAGAAGAAACGCTAAAAAGCGATCCGGACACGGCAACGGTGTATCTTGAAAAAAGCTGGCCGATAAATCCTGTTCAGCAGAAGATTCGTTTTGGTGTTACACGTGACAAAGTTGAAACACTCATGTATGATGTGCATCAGCGGGAGCTTTTGGTCGACAATGTTTCCCGGTGGAACAAAATGAGAAAAGAGAGCCCGGAAAAGCCGATACGTCTTGCTGAGGCAACGTTAAGCAGAAAAATGCTTGATGGAGCGGATTTGCGAAACGCGGACCTGAGTGGGGCCTTGTTGAAGCGTACGGATCTTGTCGAAGCAGATATGAGAGGGGCGAATTTGAGGGGGGCCAATCTTCGCGAAGCTGATCTTACGAATGCCGATCTTCGGGGGGCTGATCTTCGGGGAGCGTATCTCTGGAGAGCGAACCTGAGCTGGACTATGTGGGAAGGTGCGATAGTCGATGCTCAAACCGTTCTGGGGACTGGCAAGAAAGCAACTCCCGAATGGGCAAGGAAGTCCGGAGCGCTTTACCGGCTCGGAGATTGA
- a CDS encoding glycosyltransferase family 2 protein — MKRRGEPLVTVTIPMYNNERFIRQTIESILDQTYTNFELLIYDDNSTDGSYEIAASFKDPRLRVFKNERNLGPEGNWNRSINEVRGKYVKLVCGDDVLYPDCLEKQVAVFEKNPCSGISLVCSQRTIIDPEGKSLIKKINLVDKGRHKAVDITRKLIRMGTNILGEPACGLYPSSLLPYTHGYSARVPYTIDLEFWMQLLRLGDLYMIDESLCAFRISDESWSSRIGDMRYHQFIEFMEQTASEKMFEVTDLDMFIGKINCAVHSMTSTVGFKLFAGTAQEEGGFFS, encoded by the coding sequence ATGAAAAGAAGAGGCGAGCCGCTGGTGACGGTTACCATTCCTATGTATAACAATGAGAGATTCATCAGGCAAACAATTGAATCGATTCTCGATCAAACATATACGAATTTTGAACTGCTGATTTATGACGACAATTCAACGGATGGATCATATGAGATAGCTGCTTCTTTCAAAGATCCCCGGCTGCGGGTTTTTAAAAATGAAAGGAATCTCGGTCCAGAGGGAAACTGGAACCGGTCTATAAATGAGGTCAGGGGCAAGTATGTCAAGCTCGTATGCGGAGATGATGTTCTTTATCCGGATTGCCTGGAAAAGCAGGTTGCGGTTTTCGAAAAAAACCCTTGTTCAGGTATAAGCCTTGTCTGCAGTCAACGAACAATTATCGATCCGGAGGGCAAATCACTGATCAAGAAAATAAATCTGGTTGACAAAGGCCGGCACAAAGCTGTCGATATTACCAGAAAACTCATCCGGATGGGAACAAATATTCTGGGAGAGCCTGCCTGCGGTCTTTATCCTTCATCCCTCTTGCCGTATACACATGGTTATAGTGCAAGGGTTCCTTATACCATCGATCTTGAGTTCTGGATGCAACTGCTCAGACTCGGTGATCTTTACATGATCGACGAGTCGCTCTGTGCGTTCAGGATTTCCGATGAGTCATGGTCATCGAGGATTGGAGATATGCGTTATCATCAGTTCATAGAGTTCATGGAGCAGACGGCATCTGAAAAAATGTTCGAAGTAACCGATCTGGATATGTTCATCGGAAAAATCAATTGTGCCGTTCATTCGATGACCAGCACCGTAGGGTTCAAGCTGTTTGCCGGCACTGCTCAGGAAGAAGGTGGTTTTTTCAGTTGA
- a CDS encoding Nif11-like leader peptide family natural product precursor, protein MSVQSAKEFLEKITSDDAFRHSLISELAKVRSELVSQAGFEFNEKELEEAKSSLPAGVLGQIPGWFCDMEESGRPYKGRKCGGGLWH, encoded by the coding sequence ATGTCAGTACAATCAGCAAAAGAGTTTTTGGAAAAAATTACATCGGATGACGCTTTTCGCCACTCGTTGATCAGCGAACTTGCAAAAGTCCGGTCTGAGCTTGTTTCACAGGCCGGTTTTGAGTTCAATGAAAAAGAACTCGAAGAGGCAAAAAGCTCATTGCCGGCAGGAGTTCTGGGTCAGATACCGGGCTGGTTTTGCGATATGGAAGAGAGTGGCAGGCCGTACAAGGGCCGAAAGTGCGGAGGAGGCCTCTGGCATTAG
- a CDS encoding NAD-dependent epimerase/dehydratase family protein, giving the protein MSNRIFIIGGGGQIGRAVALKFLTLGWNVISSGRKVPSEPINNDRIRYVTVDRHDTQRMREAISPGVDLLLDCLSFDESDSNQLVELQDLVGRICVISSASVYMDDQGRTLDEASDFGFPDFGGPLNIDHRIVEPGPATYSTRKVAMELRLLSGAAEKSTILRPCAIYGPHSKHAREWFFVKRLLDGRKQIPLAYEGKTRFHTTSVKHIAQAVAAAIESATPSTMNVVDPQAPTTREIGEAIMSAAGVYAEIIGLPVVDEYPPSVGANPWGLKRDMICVVSNAYSPIGEYGDLIKPTIDWLMSDLDLVDWKSELPVLAAYPFSLFDYEKEDELLRNL; this is encoded by the coding sequence ATGAGCAATCGTATTTTTATTATTGGCGGTGGCGGGCAGATTGGACGTGCGGTAGCCCTGAAATTTTTAACCTTGGGGTGGAACGTAATATCAAGTGGTCGCAAGGTGCCGAGTGAACCGATTAATAATGATCGGATTAGGTACGTAACTGTTGATCGTCACGATACGCAACGTATGCGTGAAGCGATTTCTCCCGGTGTTGATTTATTGCTTGACTGTTTAAGCTTCGACGAGAGCGACTCGAATCAGCTTGTCGAATTGCAAGATTTGGTGGGTCGTATCTGTGTGATCTCATCCGCCAGCGTCTATATGGATGATCAAGGAAGAACCCTCGATGAAGCATCTGACTTTGGATTTCCAGACTTTGGAGGACCACTGAATATCGATCATCGTATTGTTGAGCCGGGACCTGCAACATACTCTACCAGAAAAGTCGCCATGGAGCTGCGCCTTCTATCAGGCGCAGCGGAAAAATCAACGATTCTAAGGCCGTGTGCGATTTATGGACCGCACAGCAAACACGCACGAGAATGGTTCTTTGTGAAGCGACTGCTTGATGGGAGAAAGCAAATTCCGCTGGCCTATGAAGGCAAGACACGTTTTCATACAACTTCTGTCAAACACATTGCGCAGGCGGTTGCTGCAGCGATAGAATCCGCAACACCGTCCACTATGAATGTTGTTGACCCGCAGGCACCGACAACTCGTGAAATCGGTGAAGCTATTATGTCGGCAGCAGGCGTTTATGCCGAGATTATCGGCTTACCTGTGGTTGACGAATATCCTCCATCGGTCGGAGCAAATCCGTGGGGTTTGAAACGTGATATGATATGCGTGGTATCAAACGCGTATTCGCCAATTGGCGAGTACGGAGATTTAATCAAGCCGACGATAGACTGGCTTATGAGTGACCTTGATCTTGTTGACTGGAAAAGTGAACTTCCCGTGCTTGCGGCATACCCGTTTTCCTTGTTTGACTATGAAAAGGAAGATGAATTATTGCGTAACCTCTAA
- a CDS encoding recombinase family protein, whose protein sequence is MVIWRLDRLGRSLKHLIEIVEELKERGVGFRSISDGGIDTTTAFGGMVFNISATLTQFELRLIQERTQTGLKAARARGKNVDRPKISPDDENVRMVKKMSQNHTISVGEICKTLGISRATYYRYLEIHE, encoded by the coding sequence TTGGTTATCTGGCGGCTGGACCGGCTCGGTCGATCCCTCAAACACCTCATCGAAATCGTTGAAGAACTCAAGGAAAGGGGAGTAGGATTCCGCTCGATCTCGGACGGCGGCATCGATACCACAACAGCATTTGGCGGAATGGTATTCAATATCTCTGCAACCTTGACGCAGTTCGAACTCCGGTTGATTCAGGAACGCACACAGACCGGATTGAAGGCTGCACGGGCAAGAGGGAAAAATGTCGACAGGCCGAAGATTTCTCCGGACGATGAGAACGTGCGGATGGTGAAAAAGATGAGTCAGAACCACACTATCAGCGTCGGGGAGATCTGCAAGACCCTGGGGATATCGAGGGCCACGTATTATAGGTATTTGGAGATCCATGAATAA